ACGCGTGATGCGCAGCAACTGCTCAGCGCCTGCACCCAGAAATGGCAGATGACGGAAAAACTGCAAACCTGCGAGCTGTTCTTCACCAGCGTACGCCATCTCAAACCGGAGCAGGCGCAAGACAAATGCAAGGCGGGCTAACCGCACCCGATGCAACAACGCCGTGGCTACCTGCGTAGCTCACGGCGCAGCTTCCCTGCGCGCGGTCAGTCCTGCAGTTTCAGATGCGAGGTATCCGGCGCGGGAGCCGGAGGCGCTGCCTTCGCCTGGCCCATGTCGCTGCCCACCGGCGCCAGGCTGAACTGCGAAAGGTCGACCCGCGGCGCTTCGGCCTCGGGCCTGGCGTCCTGCAGATCACTGCCCACCGGGGCGATACCGAAATCCGGTGCATCCACCTCGCTGAAAGCAGCCATGTACTCATCACGCGGTGCGACCTGCAATCGCCCCGGGCTGGCCGCAACCGGCTTGGGCAAAGGGGCCGACGGAGCCGGTACCGGGTCGGCTGGCGGTGGGGGTGCCAGTTCGACCTCCTCGATCAGCATGTCCATATCGACAACCTCGACACGCGCACCGGCCCGCTCGAGGGTCGCACGGTATTTTTCTGCCGCAGCGGCGTCGAGGTTGTTCTTGATCACGATGCGACGCCCGGAGAACAACTGGGCGATACGCTGAGTATCGGCCTGGAACAACTTGGCCAGATTGGCCTTGACCAGCTCCGGCTGTGCCCCCGGCACCAGTTGCCCGGAGAAGGCGATCTCGTAGCGACTCATGGTCACACTCCTGTCCTATTCGCCGCTCAGTATGGCGCAGGTTCCCTCGCCCTGACACTGCAGGCTTCTCATCCATGCCATTGCGATCAACCAATATGCCGAGCCATGAAGCTGTCATCAGGAAAATAATGCCTGCCCACCCGTTGCAGCCAAGCGCTTGCTTGTTACACTGGGCCGCAACGGGGGTATGAAATGTTTTATCAGGCGCAAATGATAAGAATTACCAGCCTATTGATGCTTTTCGGCCTGTTTTCGGGCCTGACAGGATGCTCCACCTGGATGACAGGTGGCTTCAAGGACCCGGACGTCCAACTCATCAAAGTTGATGTGATCAAGGCCAGGCTGCTCGAACAGGAGTTCAGCCTGCGCTTTCGGATCGACAATCCCAACGGGGTCAGCCTGCCTGTGCGCGGGCTGAACTATAACGTGCACCTCAACGGCATCCAGCTGGCCGAAGGTCACTCCAGCGAGTGGTTCACGGTGCCCGCTCACGGTCATCACACCTTCGATGTGCCGGTACGTACCAATCTCTGGCGCCATGTGCGGCAGATCGTCAAGGCGCTGGAAAAACCCGATGTACCGATTCGCTACAGCCTCAAGGGAGAAGTGAAAACCGGCATGTTGTTCGGCCGCAGCGTGCACATGGCGCGCAATGGAGAGATAATTCCCGGCGATTTCATCCCCGAATAACCTGCACGAGTAACACCATGAGCAACGAACCTCACGTCCACGGCCCCGACTGCAACCATGACCACGATCATCACGATCACGGCCATGTGCACGGCCCGCACTGCAATCACGGCCATCAGGAGCCGGTACGCAACGCGCTGAAGGATGTCGGCCGCAATGACCCATGCCCATGCGGCAGCCAGAAGAAATTCAAGAAATGCCACGGTGCCTGAACCGCACATGGATGCTCTGCCCCTCCTCCTGCTACTGACCGGCCTGCTGCTGATCGCAGCCCTGGCGGCCTATGCCTGGCACCTGTGGCGCCGGGTGTGGGCCAATCAGCGTGCCCGCGACGAAGCGCAACAGGAGCGCCAGCAGCGCATCGGCGGCGACCTGAACATCCTGGCCAGCAGCCTGCTCGACGAGCAGCTGCCGCTGATCGAGGGCGCCATTCGCATCAAGGTCCTGCTCGACAACTTTGACAGCACCCTGAGCAACGACAGCCGCTGCCAGGTCTTCCATACGCTGTTCGAAGCCACGGCCGACGTGCCCACCCACGCGGCCTGGAAGGCATTGGACAAGTCGCAGCGGCGCCGCTTCGAGAAGCGCTTCAATGAGCTGGAGCTGCAACACAAGGCCGCCGCGCGTACAGCAGCTCGCTGGCTGCTGGATGAAGGGCTGAAGGGGTCTCAGGCGATCGGCTGAGGGCTCTTGCCAGGCACCAGCCGCCTCATTACCTTGGCGCCTTTGTGACCGGTTGCTGCGCGACCGGCCTCGCCTGTTCGCATACCAAGGATATTCGCCATGCGCACGCTGGCCTGCCTGACTCTCGCTGCCTCCCTGACCGGCCTCGCCGGCTGTCAGTCCCTGCTCAACAGCCGTTACGCCGACAGCGTGCCACCTACCCGTGGCGTCGAACGCATTCAGGGCGTGGCTGAAAGCGCATCGGTAAGGCGCAATGCGCTTGGCATGCCGCTGATCGAGTCGGGCACCTTCCACGACGCCCTGTTCACCCTGGGTTATGTGCATGCCGGTGATCGTCTCAGTCAGATGGTCGGCATGCGCCTGTTGGCCCAGGGTCGTCTGGCGGAGATGACCGGTCCGGGCGCACTGGAAATGGACCGGTTCATGCGCGCGGTCAATCTGAAGAAGAGCGCGGACATTCTCTACGCCGACGCCTCGCCCCGCCTGAAACGCTTCTTCGAAGTGTATTCGCGCGGTGTCAACGCCTACCTGTTCCGCTACCGCAATCGCCTGCCGATGGACCTGGCCGAATCCGGCTACCGTCCCGAATACTGGAAACCCGAGGATTCGGTTCTGCTGTTCTGCCTGCTGAATTTCGGCCTCGCGGTGAACCTGCAGGAAGAGATCGCTGCGCTGACCCTGGCCCAGCAGGTGGGCACCGACAAACTGCCCTGGCTGCTGCCGATCTACCCGGACGAACCACTGCCCTTCGTCGAAGCAGAGAAGCTCGCTGGGCTCGACCTCAAGGGGCAGTTGCCAGGCCTGCAGGCGATTTCCCGTACGGCGGCGCAGATCGCCGAACAGCACATGCTCGGCGTCGCCGCCTCGAACAACTGGGCTATCGCACCGCAGCGCAGCCGTGGCGGCATGAGTCTGCTGGCCAACGACACCCATCTGCCACTGAGCATGCCGTCGCTGTGGAATTTCGTACAGATCCGCTCGCCCAAGTACCAGGCTGCCGGTGTCTCCCTCGCAGGCGTACCGGCGGTGGTGGCCGGCTACAACGGCAAGCTGGCCTGGGGCATGACCATGGTCATGGGCGATAACCAGGACATCTATCTCGAACGCATCAGACGCGAGGGCAGCCGCCTGATGTACCAGGCCGACGGCAAGTGGCTGCCGGTCACGGAGCGTCAGGAAACCTTCTTCATCCGCGGCCAGCGCCCGATCCGCGAAACGCTGTACGAGACCCGCAACGGCCCGCTGCTGAATTCGGTGGTCGGCGAACGCAAGCACATGCTGCAACCTCTACCGTTGCAGAGTGGTTACGGCCTGGCGCTGAAGACCACGCAGTTCGAGCGTGATAAGAGCCTCGACGCCTTCTTCGATCTGTCGCGCGCACAATCGGTGGATCAGGCCTTCGAGGCGACTCGCGAGATCCGCGCCATGCCGCTCAACATCGTATTCGCCGATGCCCAGCACATCGGCTGGCAGGTTACCGGCCGCTACCCGAATCGGCGCGAAGGACGCGGCCTGCTGCCTTCCCCAGGCTGGGACGAGCGCTACGCCTGGGACGGCTTCGCCGATCCGATGCTGCATCCCTACGACCAGGACCCGCCGCAAGGCTGGCTGGGCACCGCCAACGAACGCAGCGTGCCGCCAGGTTACGGCATGCAGCTGTCCAGCTCCTGGTATTACCCGGAGCGCGCTGAGCGTATTGCCGAACTGGCCGGCACCGGCCGACACGATGGCCGCAGCATGATCGCCATGCAGTACGACCAGACCTCTCCTTTCGTAGCCAAGCTGCAGGCCATGCTCAACGACCCGGCCATGCATGACCCGCTGCGCCAGGCCATAGCTGCTCTGCCCGCCGGCCAGCGCGAGCGTGCAGACGAAGCCCTGAAGCGTCTGCTCGCCTTCGACGGCAAGCTCACAGCCAGCTCGGCCGACGCCGCCATTTACGGCGCCTTCCTGCATGAAAGCGCGCGACAGATCTTCCTCGACGAACTCGGCCCGGAACGCAGCCCGGCCTGGCAAGCCCTGGTGGAAACCGCCAATACCTCGTACTCCGCGCAGGCCGATCACCTGCTCGGTCGTGTCGACAGTCCGTTCTGGGACGACATCCGCACCCCAGAGCAGGAAGACAAGCCGACCATCCTGGCGCGCAGCCTGGCCGCCAGCATCGAGCTGCTGGAAAAGCGCCTGGGTACGGAGCGTCGCAACTGGCAGTGGGGCAAGCTGCATACCTACGAATGGGTGACCGACACCACTCGCATGGCGCCCTACATGAGCGCCAGCCAGCGCACCAGCATCAACGCCCTGAAAGGCTATCTGGATCGCGGCCCCTATGCGGCCGGCGGCGACCACAGCACGCTGAACGTCTCGGCTTACGCCTGGGGCCAGGATTTCAATACCTTCCTGATCCCGGCAATGCGCATCGTGGTGGACTTCTCCGCCGACGAACCGCTGATCGGCGTCAACAGCTCAGGCCAATCGGGCAATCCAGCCAGCCCGCACTATGCCGACGGCATCGAGTCCTGGCTCAAGGGCGGCTATATGAGTTTCCCGTTCAAGTCGGAAAACCTGGACAAGGTCTATGGCAACCAGCGCCTGCTGCTGATGCCAGGCAAATGATGACCGTTCGTCGGGAAGCGCTGAACCTTTCGCTCAGCGCTCGACTCTGAGCAATGGACTTACTCCATAGATCATCGTTTAAGGCGCCTCTGGCGCCTTTTCTTTTGCCTGTAGAAAAAGATGGCATTTTGCATTACGGACTGAACTTTCTCCTCGAAGCCGGTTCAGAACCTGTGCATCGATTGAAATGCTCCCCTGGCGCCTCTGGCGCCTATTTTTTTGCCCGCATTATTTCCAACCACACGTTCGAGCACTTGCTGCCGGCAAATCGCAAGGTTGTCAGGCCAGCAGATTGCGGTCGAAAACGAACACTTCGGCCGCCAAAGGCCGATGCTCCAGCAGATTCTGCGGCCTTCCCATCTTCGGGTAGTTCTTCTCGCCAGTCTCGCCGATCCAGCCCTGGGTCTTCATCCGCTCCAACCGCCCCCGCAGGGTGGTGTGCTGTACCGGCTCGCCCAGGCAGGCCTGGAATGCCGCCAACGCTTCGGTCACGGTAAAGCGTGGAGCCAGCAGATACAGCGGCAGCGAGCTGTACACCGACTTGCCACGCAGACGCTCGACCGCCAGGCGCACCAGATGCGCATGGTCGAATGGCAATGCCTGCTGCCCGGAAGTCACAGCGGCCAACTCGACAAACTCCAGGTTTTCATCCTGCGGCACAACGTCAGGCGCCAGCAGCGCCAGGTAGCAGATACTCAGCGACCAGCCACGCGGATCACGTACTCCATTGCCCACAGTTGTCACCTGCTCCAGATATTGCGGTTGCAGGCGCGCCTTGTCCGCCAGAGCACGAGCGGCGGAGGCATCCAGGCTGGCATCGGCGCAACGACCGTTGACCAGCACGCCCGGCAGCGCCCGTTGGCCCATGAAGGGTTCGCGCTGCCGGCGCAGCAGCAGCACCTGCAATATCCCCTCTTCACTCAGACGCAGGGCGACGATATCCACCCCGGCCAGCACCTCCACTGAACTCATCCTTCCATTCGCCTCCATCACGGACTTATTTCATCTTGACCAATAATTCATCTTTGTTCACGCCTGAATTGGCAGAAAAGGCTTGACTACATATTTCATCAGATGAAATATGTAGTCATTCCAAGCGCAACAAGGAGGCGCACCATGAAGATCGCAAGCTTCGACGTCGACGCCCAGAAAGGCTTTACGCCGCTTTGCCCCAATGAACTGCCCGTACCCGAGGGCGATACCATCGCCCCAGCACTGAATCTGCTGGCAGCCCGTGCTCAGCTGCGCGTTGGCAGCAAGGACGCCCACAGCCCGCAGGCGGCCTGGGTGGTAGCCGACCACACGCAGATGCTGCAACCGCTGGCGCTGGCCAATGCCGATCTGACCTGGGTCAGCCACTGCGTACCCGGCACGCCCGGCTTCGAACTGCTCGACGGTCTGCCCGCCCCGCTGGACTACGACTATTTCGTATGGAAGGGCGTGGAACCGGACCTGCACCCCTATGGCGCCTGCTACCACGATCTGGCCGAGAAGCGCAGCACGGGCGTGATCGAATTTCTTCGGCAAAATGGCGTCGACCTAGTATTGGTCGGCGGCCTGGCACTGGACTACTGCGTCAAGACCACCGCCCTGCAACTGCGCCGCGCCGGCTTCGAGGTGATCGTGTATCTGCCAGCCTGCCGGGCCATCGCCAGCGAAACCGCCGAAACTGCCTGTCTCATCATGGGCGAGCACGGCATCACTCTTGTCGCCAGCCTAGAACAGCTGGACCGCGTCTTAGCCAAGGAGAACCTGCGATGAGCGAAAGCATCTTCGCCGAACGCACCGTGCAGAACCTGCTGGATACCGATTTCTACAAGCTGACCATGATGCAGGCGGTACTGCACAACTACCCCAACGCCGAGGTGGAATGGGAGTTTCGCTGCCGCAGCAGCGAGGACCTGACGCCTTACCTGGCCGAGATCCGCTACCAGATCGAACGCCTGAGCGAACTCAGCCTGAGCGTCGATCAGCTGGCCTTTCTCGAACGCATCCCCTTCCTCAAACCGGACTTCATTCGTTTCCTCAGCCTGTTCCGCTTCAACCTGCGCTACGTGCACACCAGCATCGAGGACGGCCAGTTGAGCATCCGCCTGCGCGGCCCCTGGTTGCACGTGATTCTCTTCGAAGTGCCGCTGCTGGCTGTGGTCAGCGAGGTACGCAACCGCTATCGCTACCGCGAAGTGCTGCTGGAGCAGGCCGCCGAACGCCTGTACGAAAAGCTCGACTGGCTCAAGGCTGAGGCGACGCCACGCGAACTGGCCGGTTTTCAGCTTGCCGACTTCGGCACCCGTCGTCGCTTCTCCTACCGCGTGCAGGAACAGGCGGTGCACATCCTCAAGCGCGACTTTCCCGGGCGATTCGTCGGTACCAGCAATGTGCACCTGGCGCGTGAGTTCGACCTCAAGCCCATCGGTACCATGGCCCACGAATGGCTGATGGCACACCAGCAGCTCGGCCCGCGTCTGATCGACAGCCAGATCGCCGCGCTCGACTGCTGGGTGCGCGAATACCGTGGCCTGCTCGGCATCGCCCTGACCGACTGCATCACCATGGATGCCTTCCTGGCCGACTTCGACCTGTACTTCGCCAAGCTGTTCGACGGCCTGCGCCACGATTCCGGCGACCCGCTGGTATGGGCGGAAAAGGCCATCGCCCACTACGAGAAACTCGGCATCGACCCGATGAGCAAGACCCTGGTGTTCTCCGACGGGCTCGACCTGCCCAAGTCGCTACAGCTCTACCGTGCACTTTCCGGGCGAATCCACGTAAGCTTCGGAGTCGGCACCAACCTGACCTGCGACATCCCTGGCGTCGAGCCGATGAACATCGTGATCAAGATGATCGCCTGCAACGGTCAACCGGTAGCCAAGATTTCCGACACCCCCGGCAAAACCCAGTGCCGCGACGAGAACTTCGTCCATTACCTGAAACACGTCTTTCGCGTGACCCAGTGAGGAGCCAGACATGAGCAACCGCCAAGCCGAAATCGCCGCCGCCCTCGACGTGGTGCCGCCGTTTGCCGACGACGCCGCGTTGAGCGCCGAAATCGAACGCCGCAAGACCTTCATCAAGAACACCCTCAGACAGTCCGGCCTCAAAGTGCTGGTGCTGGGCATCAGCGGTGGCGTGGACTCGACCACCGCCGGGCGCCTGGCCCAACTGTCGGTCGAGGAGCTGCGCGCCGAAACCGGCGATGCCGGCTATCGCTTCATCGCCGTACGCCTGCCGCACAACACCCAGCATGACGAGCACGATGCCCAGGCCTCGCTGAACTTCATCCGTGCCGACGAGAACGTTACGGTCAACATCGCCGACAGCGTCAACGGCCTGGTCCAGCAGGTCAGCCATCTGCAACAGCTGAACGATGCCCGACGCGATTTCGTGATCGGTAACGTCAAGGCGCGCATTCGCATGGTCGCCCAGTTCACCATCGCCAACGCCAACAACGGCCTGGTGATCGGCACCGATCATGCCGCCGAAGCGGTGATGGGTTTCTTCACCAAGTTCGGTGACGGTGCCTGTGACCTCGCTCCGCTGTCGGGCCTGGTAAAGCACCAGG
The sequence above is drawn from the Pseudomonas sp. Z8(2022) genome and encodes:
- a CDS encoding NUDIX hydrolase; the encoded protein is MSSVEVLAGVDIVALRLSEEGILQVLLLRRQREPFMGQRALPGVLVNGRCADASLDASAARALADKARLQPQYLEQVTTVGNGVRDPRGWSLSICYLALLAPDVVPQDENLEFVELAAVTSGQQALPFDHAHLVRLAVERLRGKSVYSSLPLYLLAPRFTVTEALAAFQACLGEPVQHTTLRGRLERMKTQGWIGETGEKNYPKMGRPQNLLEHRPLAAEVFVFDRNLLA
- the pncB gene encoding nicotinate phosphoribosyltransferase; translated protein: MSESIFAERTVQNLLDTDFYKLTMMQAVLHNYPNAEVEWEFRCRSSEDLTPYLAEIRYQIERLSELSLSVDQLAFLERIPFLKPDFIRFLSLFRFNLRYVHTSIEDGQLSIRLRGPWLHVILFEVPLLAVVSEVRNRYRYREVLLEQAAERLYEKLDWLKAEATPRELAGFQLADFGTRRRFSYRVQEQAVHILKRDFPGRFVGTSNVHLAREFDLKPIGTMAHEWLMAHQQLGPRLIDSQIAALDCWVREYRGLLGIALTDCITMDAFLADFDLYFAKLFDGLRHDSGDPLVWAEKAIAHYEKLGIDPMSKTLVFSDGLDLPKSLQLYRALSGRIHVSFGVGTNLTCDIPGVEPMNIVIKMIACNGQPVAKISDTPGKTQCRDENFVHYLKHVFRVTQ
- a CDS encoding nicotinamidase; this encodes MKYVVIPSATRRRTMKIASFDVDAQKGFTPLCPNELPVPEGDTIAPALNLLAARAQLRVGSKDAHSPQAAWVVADHTQMLQPLALANADLTWVSHCVPGTPGFELLDGLPAPLDYDYFVWKGVEPDLHPYGACYHDLAEKRSTGVIEFLRQNGVDLVLVGGLALDYCVKTTALQLRRAGFEVIVYLPACRAIASETAETACLIMGEHGITLVASLEQLDRVLAKENLR
- a CDS encoding penicillin acylase family protein, with the translated sequence MRTLACLTLAASLTGLAGCQSLLNSRYADSVPPTRGVERIQGVAESASVRRNALGMPLIESGTFHDALFTLGYVHAGDRLSQMVGMRLLAQGRLAEMTGPGALEMDRFMRAVNLKKSADILYADASPRLKRFFEVYSRGVNAYLFRYRNRLPMDLAESGYRPEYWKPEDSVLLFCLLNFGLAVNLQEEIAALTLAQQVGTDKLPWLLPIYPDEPLPFVEAEKLAGLDLKGQLPGLQAISRTAAQIAEQHMLGVAASNNWAIAPQRSRGGMSLLANDTHLPLSMPSLWNFVQIRSPKYQAAGVSLAGVPAVVAGYNGKLAWGMTMVMGDNQDIYLERIRREGSRLMYQADGKWLPVTERQETFFIRGQRPIRETLYETRNGPLLNSVVGERKHMLQPLPLQSGYGLALKTTQFERDKSLDAFFDLSRAQSVDQAFEATREIRAMPLNIVFADAQHIGWQVTGRYPNRREGRGLLPSPGWDERYAWDGFADPMLHPYDQDPPQGWLGTANERSVPPGYGMQLSSSWYYPERAERIAELAGTGRHDGRSMIAMQYDQTSPFVAKLQAMLNDPAMHDPLRQAIAALPAGQRERADEALKRLLAFDGKLTASSADAAIYGAFLHESARQIFLDELGPERSPAWQALVETANTSYSAQADHLLGRVDSPFWDDIRTPEQEDKPTILARSLAASIELLEKRLGTERRNWQWGKLHTYEWVTDTTRMAPYMSASQRTSINALKGYLDRGPYAAGGDHSTLNVSAYAWGQDFNTFLIPAMRIVVDFSADEPLIGVNSSGQSGNPASPHYADGIESWLKGGYMSFPFKSENLDKVYGNQRLLLMPGK
- the nadE gene encoding ammonia-dependent NAD(+) synthetase, whose protein sequence is MSNRQAEIAAALDVVPPFADDAALSAEIERRKTFIKNTLRQSGLKVLVLGISGGVDSTTAGRLAQLSVEELRAETGDAGYRFIAVRLPHNTQHDEHDAQASLNFIRADENVTVNIADSVNGLVQQVSHLQQLNDARRDFVIGNVKARIRMVAQFTIANANNGLVIGTDHAAEAVMGFFTKFGDGACDLAPLSGLVKHQVRAIAAHLGAPEHLVQKTPTADLEELRPGKPDEEAHGVTYAEIDAFLHGQKVSDEAYATIVRTYDASRHKRELPLAP
- a CDS encoding SEC-C metal-binding domain-containing protein — its product is MSNEPHVHGPDCNHDHDHHDHGHVHGPHCNHGHQEPVRNALKDVGRNDPCPCGSQKKFKKCHGA
- a CDS encoding LEA type 2 family protein, which gives rise to MFYQAQMIRITSLLMLFGLFSGLTGCSTWMTGGFKDPDVQLIKVDVIKARLLEQEFSLRFRIDNPNGVSLPVRGLNYNVHLNGIQLAEGHSSEWFTVPAHGHHTFDVPVRTNLWRHVRQIVKALEKPDVPIRYSLKGEVKTGMLFGRSVHMARNGEIIPGDFIPE
- a CDS encoding DUF2489 domain-containing protein, with protein sequence MDALPLLLLLTGLLLIAALAAYAWHLWRRVWANQRARDEAQQERQQRIGGDLNILASSLLDEQLPLIEGAIRIKVLLDNFDSTLSNDSRCQVFHTLFEATADVPTHAAWKALDKSQRRRFEKRFNELELQHKAAARTAARWLLDEGLKGSQAIG